Proteins encoded by one window of Manihot esculenta cultivar AM560-2 chromosome 10, M.esculenta_v8, whole genome shotgun sequence:
- the LOC110624177 gene encoding receptor kinase-like protein Xa21, with the protein MLRVLAMDGSNKFTGRIPKELGNLTMLEELYLGFNDLEGEIPSEIGNLRNLQNFAVEHSGLTGTIPPAIFNISSLQDLVVANNSIFGSLPMDLCHRLPNLQILFLFDNKFVGNIPRDIGNCTMLQQLRLGRNNFTGAIPHEMGNLRYLKVVRLPVNSLTGLIPPNIFNSSTIEEITLAVNNFYGNLPASLDLWLPNLKRLILGGNQLDGIIPSSIANSTELIQLELSENLFTGSVPMTFGNLLFLQRLTLIGNFLVNDPSTPELSFLTSLTNCKNLIVLGFSNNPIRGIFPPFVNFSNTLEVLDGSNCEIMGMIPRGLGNLSSLISLSLNNNDLTGPIPDTFQNLAKIQRLYLGDNMLQDSIPNSLCHLSNLGELRLSRNRLAGSIPSCFGNLTSLRDLQLDSNNLTSSIPFSLLSLKDLLILNVSSNSLDGNLPSEIGNLKIMYQLDLSKNQFFGGIPSELGGLQQLTQLSLAHNKFQGPIPGSIGSIVSLEYLDLSNNMLSGVIPKSLEALPYLKYFNVSNNSLEGEIPDGGPFANFTAQSFMNNVGLCGAPQMGFKPCNASSSSKKSTPFLKYVLPATALAILVLGFVCVLSRQRRQKKKRTDPASTTQPDLLNIATYRRFSYQELMQATNGFDESNLLGKGSWSFVYKGTLADGMVVAVKVFNLQLEGALESFDAECEVLRNIRHRNLVKIISSCANVDFKALVMEFMPNGSLEALLHSNCYCLDMVQRLNILADVAVAVEYLHHNYSRPVVHCDIKPSNVLLDENMVAHLGDFGISKLLGESISMTQTKTLATIGYMAPEYGSQGIVSTRGDIYSFGIMMMEILTSKKPTDKMFEGEMCLKDWVLESLESGRISEIMDFNLLNTNESDLAAKEQCVSSLMSLALASCEESPEMRINIRDVLQRLRKIKDQFEMSMQSTCKLP; encoded by the exons ATGCTTAGGGTTCTGGCAATGGATGGTAGCAATAAATTCACAGGACGCATACCCAAAGAACTTGGCAACTTAACCATGCTTGAGGAGTTATATCTTGGTTTCAATGATTTGGAAG GTGAAATTCCATCAGAAATTGGCAACCTCCGAAACTTACAAAATTTTGCAGTGGAGCACAGTGGGCTTACAGGAACAATACCTCCTGCCATCTTCAACATCTCATCTCTTCAAGATCTTGTTGTTGCAAACAACAGCATATTCGGAAGTCTTCCAATGGATCTGTGTCATCGCCTTCCAAATCTTCAAATACTTTTTCTTTTCGATAATAAATTCGTAGGGAACATACCAAGAGATATAGGAAACTGCACAATGTTACAGCAACTTCGTCTTGGGAGAAACAACTTTACAG GTGCTATACCTCATGAGATGGGTAATCTTAGATATCTGAAGGTGGTGAGATTGCCGGTGAACAGCTTAACAGGTCTGATTCCACCAAATATCTTCAACAGTTCCACGATTGAGGAGATTACTTTAGCTGTAAATAACTTCTATGGCAATCTTCCCGCTAGTTTAGACCTATGGCTCCCTAATCTTAAACGTCTCATCCTAGGTGGAAATCAACTGGATGGAATTATCCCAAGCTCTATTGCAAATTCTACTGAGCTTATTCAGTTAGAGTTGAGTGAGAATTTGTTTACTGGTTCTGTACCAATGACCTTTGGTAATCTTCTGTTTCTACAGAGGCTTACCCTGATAGGAAATTTTCTTGTCAATGATCCATCGACTCCAGAATTGAGCTTTCTTACTTCTCTGACAAATTGCAAGAACTTAATAGTTTTGGGATTTTCCAATAATCCTATCAGGGGAATCTTCCCACCTTTTGTTAACTTCTCTAACACTCTTGAAGTTCTTGATGGAAGCAATTGCGAAATCATGGGCATGATACCCAGGGGACTCGGCAATTTAAGCAGCTTGATATCTTTAAGCCTAAATAACAACGACTTGACAGGACCCATTCCTGATACGTTCCAGAATTTGGCAAAGATACAAAGATTGTATCTCGGGGACAACATGTTACAGGATTCTATTCCGAATAGTTTATGTCATCTGAGCAACCTGGGTGAGTTAAGATTGAGCAGGAACAGACTTGCAGGGTCAATACCAAGTTGCTTTGGGAATCTTACCTCTCTGAGAGATCTCCAGCTTGACAGCAATAATCTAACTTCCAGTATACCATTTTCCCTCTTGAGCCTGAAGGACTTGTTGATCTTGAACGTGTCATCTAATTCACTAGATGGAAACCTACCGTCTGAGATTGGAAATTTGAAGATCATGTACCAACTAGACTTGTCAAAGAATCAATTCTTTGGCGGTATTCCGAGTGAACTCGGCGGTCTCCAACAGTTAACtcagctgtctttggcacacaATAAATTCCAAGGACCTATACCAGGCTCAATTGGGAGCATTGTGAGCTTGGAGTATTTGGATCTCTCCAATAACATGCTCTCTGGCGTTATTCCAAAGTCTCTGGAAGCACTTCCATATCTCAAATACTTCAACGTGTCTAACAACAGCCTAGAAGGAGAAATTCCTGACGGAGGACCTTTTGCAAACTTCACAGCTCAATCTTTCATGAACAACGTTGGACTCTGCGGAGCTCCTCAGATGGGCTTCAAGCCGTGTAATGCATCTAGTAGTTCTAAAAAATCAACCCCATTTCTGAAATATGTTTTACCAGCTACGGCTTTAGCAATTTTGGTACTAGGCTTTGTATGTGTGCTTTCAAGGCAAAGAAgacaaaagaagaagagaactgATCCTGCCTCTACAACTCAACCTGATTTGCTAAATATAGCAACATACAGAAGGTTTTCATACCAGGAACTCATGCAAGCTACGAATGGATTCGACGAAAGTAATCTACTGGGTAAAGGGAGCTGGAGCTTTGTCTACAAAGGAACGCTTGCTGATGGCATGGTTGTTGCAGTAAAGGTTTTCAACTTGCAGCTAGAAGGAGCATTAGAGAGTTTTGATGCAGAATGTGAAGTTCTTCGAAACATCCGCCATAGAAATCTCGTCAAGATTATCAGCAGCTGTGCAAATGTTGATTTCAAAGCATTGGTGATGGAGTTCATGCCCAATGGTAGCCTTGAGGCATTGTTGCACTCTAATTGCTATTGCTTGGATATGGTACAGAGGTTAAATATCTTAGCAGATGTTGCAGTTGCTGTAGAATATCTCCACCACAATTATAGTAGACCAGTGGTTCACTGTGACATAAAGCCCAGCAATGTCCTCTTGGATGAAAATATGGTGGCCCATTTAGGAGACTTTGGAATTTCGAAGCTCTTAGGTGAAAGCATATCAATGACGCAAACCAAAACGCTAGCCACAATTGGGTATATGGCACCAG AGTATGGATCACAGGGAATCGTGTCAACAAGAGGAGATATATATAGTTTTGGAATCATGATGATGGAAATACTTACGAGCAAGAAACCCACAGATAAAATGTTCGAAGGAGAAATGTGCTTGAAAGATTGGGTGTTAGAATCATTGGAGAGTGGAAGAATTAGTGAGATTATGGATTTCAACTTGTTAAACACAAATGAGAGTGATCTTGCAGCTAAGGAACAATGTGTTTCTTCTCTTATGAGTTTGGCTCTTGCCAGTTGTGAGGAATCACCCGAAATGAGGATTAACATACGAGACGTTCTGCAGAGACTCAGGAAAATCAAGGACCAGTTTGAAATGTCCATGCAGTCGACTTGCAAATTACCATaa